GCGTAGTAAACGCCTTGCTGATAGGCGATCGAAGCCGCTGAACCAGTGTTGATGACCGAGTTCGTCGATTTCCCAAAAATGATCCCCGGGCCGCCGGTCGCCAAAATGACGGCATCGGCTGGAAACGCTTTGATTTCCATGGACCGCAAATCTTGTGCGACGATGCCGCGGCAGATTTGCTCGTCATCCAAAACGACGCCTAAAAACTCCCAATGCTCGTACTTCGTGACGAGCCCGGCCACTTCATGGCGGCGCACCTGTTCATCAAGTGCATACAAAATTTGTTGGCCAGTCGTGGCTCCAGCATAGGCGGTCCGGTGATGCTGCGTCCCCCCGAAACGACGGAAATCAAGCAACCCTTCCGGCGTCCGGTTGAACATGACGCCCATCCGATCGAGCATGTAAATAATCCCCGGCGCCGCTTCACACATCGCTTTGACCGGAGGCTGGTTCGCCAAGAAGTCCCCGCCATAGACGGTGTCGTCAAAATGCTCCCACGGCGAGTCGCCTTCCCCTTTCGTGTTGACCGCTCCGTTAATGCCGCCTTGGGCACAGACGGAGTGAGAACGCTTTACCGGAACGAGCGAAAACAGTTCGACAGGCACTCCTGCTTCGGCGATTTTAATCGTGGCCATCAAACCGGCCAGCCCACCGCCAACAACGATGATTTTCCCTTTTTTCATAGCTACTCACTCCCTAATAGATTGCTGCTTTTGCTTGCATGCCGCACGTTTTGCCTTGCCGGCCCGCCATCGACCAAGCGATCGTTCGGCGAACGGCTAAGACGCGATCTGTCACGAGCCAACGCAGCAGTTCATCGTCGAATCATTCCCTAAGAATGGAACGCTTGTCTTACGCAAACGCCAAGATGGCGCGAATGCCGACAATGGAAAGCGCGATGAAAATGATCATCGTAATGTACGTAAATACTTGCTGCGAACGAGGGGACACCGTCAACCCCCAGCTGACGCAGAACGACCATAAGCCGTTGGCGAAGTGAAAGACCGTGGACAAGATTCCAACAATATAAAATCCGAGCATAAACGGATTGTCGACAATGTTGGCCATCATATCGTAGTTCACTTCGGCGCCGAATGCGGCTTGCACCCGCGTTTCATACACATGCCAGACGACAAAAATCAATGTAATGATGCCGGTGATCCGCTGAAGCATGAACATCCAGTTGCGAAAATAGCCGTACTGGCGAGTGTTGAATTTGGCTGTAAACGCGATATAAATGCCGTATACAGCGTGGAACAACAATGGAAGGAAAATAACAAAAATTTCAAGAAAATAGCGGAACGGCAAGTTTTCCATAAACGCCGCCGCCCGGTTAAACGCTTCCGGCCCACGGGTCGCAAAATGGTTGACGACCAAGTGCTGCACTAAAAAGATGCCGACGGGAACAACCCCCAGCAGCGAATGGAGCCGGCGATAGTAAAACTCGCGATTCCCTGCCATTATGTAAACCCCCTTCAATTGAATAAAAAATATGTCCCTCTCGCTCGCCATGCGGAAACGGAAACGCCTTCCATTCCCTTATTCGCTTTGTCACATTCATTGTACTCCCACATTGTACAAGCGTCAAGAAAACACTGCCACAAAATGTTCAAACATTCTCATAGTTGCGCCACCTTAGGAAAGAGGATGCACTCCGGCAGCAATTCAGCTATAATGGGGAAATGGATAGAAAGAGGGGAAAACGATGAAACAGCCACCATTAGAGGATCAATATCAAATGTTTGGGTCGATTGCGCTTTCCGCATTCGGGGCTGAGCTGCTTCGCCATTCGCTTCTTCCCGAGCTGCTTGGCAAAGATGCCGCTTCGCTGCTGTACTGGGCCGGCAAACAGCTGGCACGGCGCTACCCGCTCGGAACGCTCGATGACGTCGCCGTATTTTTTGAACGGGCGGGCTGGGGGGAGCTATCAACCGGCGAAGAGCGAAACGACGAACTATATATCGAGCTGTCAGGCCCCATCATCGCCGCCCGCTTTTCCTTGTACGGCAGCTGCTCGTTCCAGCTTGAGGCTGGATTTCTCGCCCAGCAAATCGAACAACAAAAGCGGTTCGTCACCGAAGCGGTCGAACTGCCGCCAAAGCGGGACGGCAAAGCGCGCATTTTGGTGAAATGGGATCGGAAGCAGGCGATCGAATGAAATGTAGGCAACGGGCGCCCGCTCGCAAAACGGGCGCCCGTTCAGCCATTATTCATGCAGTTTTTCATAGATTTTCTCCGCCACCGCTCGCGGAATGTTCGCCCGCTGCAACTCTTCCACCGTCGCCTCTTTCATCTTTTTCACCGAGCCGAAATAATTCAAGAGTGCTTTTTTCCGCTTTTCCCCGACGCCGGGGATGTCATCAAGCACGGAATGGAACATCGTTTTCTGCCGCGTCTTTCGGTGAAACATAACGGCAAACCGATGCACTTCATCCTGGATGCGCTGCAATAAATAAAACTCTTGGCTTTGCCGGTCAAGCGGCACGACATCCGGCGGGTCGCCGGCCAAAAGCTCTGATGTGCGATGTTTTTCGTCTTTCGCCAATCCAGCCAGCGGCACATCCAGTCCAAGTTCGTTTTCGAGCACATCCCGCACCGCCGACAAGTGGCCTTTGCCGCCGTCGATGATGATCAAATCGGGAAGCGGCAATCCTTCTTTCAACACGCGCGTATAGCGGCGGCGCACGACTTCGCGCATCGTTTCATAATCGTTCGGGCCTGCGACCGTTTTCACCTTATATTTCCGGTATTCTTTTTTCGCTGGCTTGCCATCGAGGAAAACGACGAGCGCCGAGACCGGATCGGCCCCGTAAATGTTCGAGTTGTCAAACGCCTCGATGCGGCGCGGCGCCGGAATGCCAAGACGCTCTCCGAGACGTTCGACTGCTTTGATCGTCCGTTCTTCGTCCCGCTCGATGAAATAAAATTTTTCTTTCAGAGCAATGGCCGCGTTTTTGCTCGCCAGCTCAACAAGCTCTTTTTTCTTCCCTTTTTTCGGCTGGACGACGGCAACGCCGAGCAATTCGCGGGCGAGCTCGCCGTCAATGTCGGACGGGAGGACGACTTCTTTTGGCTTCAAATGATGCGCTTTCGCATAAAACTGACCCAAAAACG
Above is a window of Geobacillus thermoleovorans DNA encoding:
- the uvrC gene encoding excinuclease ABC subunit UvrC, which encodes MNERLKEKLAVLPEQPGCYLMKDKHGTVIYVGKAKSLKARVRSYFTGTHDGKTQRLVEEIADFEYIVTSSNAEALILEMNLIKKHDPKYNVMLKDDKSYPFIKITAEKHPRLLITRKVKKDGGKYFGPYPNVQAANETKKLLDRLYPLRKCSTLPSRACLYYHMGQCLAPCVHPVSDEQNKAMVEQIVRFLNGGYEDVKRELAEKMHEAAETLEFERAKEYRDQIAAIEMTMEKQKMMLNDFIDRDVFGYAYDKGWMCVQVFFLRQGKLIERDVSIFPLYQDPDEEMLTFLGQFYAKAHHLKPKEVVLPSDIDGELARELLGVAVVQPKKGKKKELVELASKNAAIALKEKFYFIERDEERTIKAVERLGERLGIPAPRRIEAFDNSNIYGADPVSALVVFLDGKPAKKEYRKYKVKTVAGPNDYETMREVVRRRYTRVLKEGLPLPDLIIIDGGKGHLSAVRDVLENELGLDVPLAGLAKDEKHRTSELLAGDPPDVVPLDRQSQEFYLLQRIQDEVHRFAVMFHRKTRQKTMFHSVLDDIPGVGEKRKKALLNYFGSVKKMKEATVEELQRANIPRAVAEKIYEKLHE
- a CDS encoding YslB family protein produces the protein MKQPPLEDQYQMFGSIALSAFGAELLRHSLLPELLGKDAASLLYWAGKQLARRYPLGTLDDVAVFFERAGWGELSTGEERNDELYIELSGPIIAARFSLYGSCSFQLEAGFLAQQIEQQKRFVTEAVELPPKRDGKARILVKWDRKQAIE
- a CDS encoding succinate dehydrogenase cytochrome b558 subunit, whose amino-acid sequence is MAGNREFYYRRLHSLLGVVPVGIFLVQHLVVNHFATRGPEAFNRAAAFMENLPFRYFLEIFVIFLPLLFHAVYGIYIAFTAKFNTRQYGYFRNWMFMLQRITGIITLIFVVWHVYETRVQAAFGAEVNYDMMANIVDNPFMLGFYIVGILSTVFHFANGLWSFCVSWGLTVSPRSQQVFTYITMIIFIALSIVGIRAILAFA